In a genomic window of Lagopus muta isolate bLagMut1 chromosome 2, bLagMut1 primary, whole genome shotgun sequence:
- the PPIL6 gene encoding probable inactive peptidyl-prolyl cis-trans isomerase-like 6 isoform X1, with translation MDGEWLPLVVEVTGLLQDPAFHVAKCTAEALKLKFPSKFADPVVHPLLEFAWNEYLQKKKKELRGEVWGYASCVMCFVNGRLLGDEKELLKWAYCKWGYRDFKPEALYQAITEDFYTKHLKSSQHMFVYLDITIEEQPIGTLLFELFSDVCPKTCENFRALCEGGVMSASSGQELTYKNSHFHRFVKPVWIQGGDITGKGDGGESIYGPTFEDENFAIPHKGRGVLGMANKGRHSNGSQFYITLQPVPYLDKKCVAFGQLIEGTEVLQQLETVPTYNERPRVACKVTKCGTFQP, from the exons ATGGATGGTGAGTGGCTGCCCTTGGTGGTGGAGGTGACCGGCTTGCTCCAGGACCCAGCTTTCCACGTAGCCAAGTGCACAGCAGAG GCGCTGAAGCTGAAGTTTCCAAGCAAGTTTGCAGATCCTGTAGTACATCCTTTATTAGAATTTGCATGGAATGaatatttacagaagaaaaagaag GAGCTGAGAGGCGAGGTGTGGGGATATGCCTCCTGCGTGATGTGCTTTGTTAATGGAAGGCTGCTGGGCGATGAGAAGGAGTTGCTCAAGTGGGCCTACTGCAAATGGGGCTACCGCGATTTCAAGCCTGAGGCCCTTTACCAAGCAATCACGGAGGATTTCTACACCAAACACCTGAAGAGCAGCCAG CACATGTTTGTGTATTTGGACATAACCATTGAGGAGCAGCCCATTGGGACACTTCTGTTTGAG CTCTTTTCTGATGTATGCCCCAAAACCTGTGAGAATTTCCGTGCTCTGTGCGAAGGAGGAGTGATGTCTGCCAGCAGTGGTCAAGAGCTCACTTACAAAAATTCCCATTTTCATCGGTTTGTAAAACCCGTGTGGATCCAAGGAGGAG ACATAACTGGGAAAGGAGATGGAGGCGAGTCAATTTATGGTCCCACATTTGAAG ATGAAAACTTTGCCATCCCTCACAAGGGAAGAGGAGTACTTGGGATGGCTAACAAGGGCCGCCACAGCAATGGCTCCCAGTTCTACATCACGCTCCAGCCAGTTCCCTACCTGGACAAAAAATGTGTGGCTTTTGG GCAACTGATTGAGGGCACAGAGGTTCTCCAGCAACTGGAAACTGTACCGACGTATAATGAAAGGCCCAGAGTGGCCTGCAAAGTTACAAAGTGTGGGACTTTCCAGCCATGA
- the PPIL6 gene encoding probable inactive peptidyl-prolyl cis-trans isomerase-like 6 isoform X2 produces the protein MDGEWLPLVVEVTGLLQDPAFHVAKCTAEALKLKFPSKFADPVVHPLLEFAWNEYLQKKKKELRGEVWGYASCVMCFVNGRLLGDEKELLKWAYCKWGYRDFKPEALYQAITEDFYTKHLKSSQLFSDVCPKTCENFRALCEGGVMSASSGQELTYKNSHFHRFVKPVWIQGGDITGKGDGGESIYGPTFEDENFAIPHKGRGVLGMANKGRHSNGSQFYITLQPVPYLDKKCVAFGQLIEGTEVLQQLETVPTYNERPRVACKVTKCGTFQP, from the exons ATGGATGGTGAGTGGCTGCCCTTGGTGGTGGAGGTGACCGGCTTGCTCCAGGACCCAGCTTTCCACGTAGCCAAGTGCACAGCAGAG GCGCTGAAGCTGAAGTTTCCAAGCAAGTTTGCAGATCCTGTAGTACATCCTTTATTAGAATTTGCATGGAATGaatatttacagaagaaaaagaag GAGCTGAGAGGCGAGGTGTGGGGATATGCCTCCTGCGTGATGTGCTTTGTTAATGGAAGGCTGCTGGGCGATGAGAAGGAGTTGCTCAAGTGGGCCTACTGCAAATGGGGCTACCGCGATTTCAAGCCTGAGGCCCTTTACCAAGCAATCACGGAGGATTTCTACACCAAACACCTGAAGAGCAGCCAG CTCTTTTCTGATGTATGCCCCAAAACCTGTGAGAATTTCCGTGCTCTGTGCGAAGGAGGAGTGATGTCTGCCAGCAGTGGTCAAGAGCTCACTTACAAAAATTCCCATTTTCATCGGTTTGTAAAACCCGTGTGGATCCAAGGAGGAG ACATAACTGGGAAAGGAGATGGAGGCGAGTCAATTTATGGTCCCACATTTGAAG ATGAAAACTTTGCCATCCCTCACAAGGGAAGAGGAGTACTTGGGATGGCTAACAAGGGCCGCCACAGCAATGGCTCCCAGTTCTACATCACGCTCCAGCCAGTTCCCTACCTGGACAAAAAATGTGTGGCTTTTGG GCAACTGATTGAGGGCACAGAGGTTCTCCAGCAACTGGAAACTGTACCGACGTATAATGAAAGGCCCAGAGTGGCCTGCAAAGTTACAAAGTGTGGGACTTTCCAGCCATGA
- the PPIL6 gene encoding probable inactive peptidyl-prolyl cis-trans isomerase-like 6 isoform X3: MDGEWLPLVVEVTGLLQDPAFHVAKCTAEELRGEVWGYASCVMCFVNGRLLGDEKELLKWAYCKWGYRDFKPEALYQAITEDFYTKHLKSSQHMFVYLDITIEEQPIGTLLFELFSDVCPKTCENFRALCEGGVMSASSGQELTYKNSHFHRFVKPVWIQGGDITGKGDGGESIYGPTFEDENFAIPHKGRGVLGMANKGRHSNGSQFYITLQPVPYLDKKCVAFGQLIEGTEVLQQLETVPTYNERPRVACKVTKCGTFQP, translated from the exons ATGGATGGTGAGTGGCTGCCCTTGGTGGTGGAGGTGACCGGCTTGCTCCAGGACCCAGCTTTCCACGTAGCCAAGTGCACAGCAGAG GAGCTGAGAGGCGAGGTGTGGGGATATGCCTCCTGCGTGATGTGCTTTGTTAATGGAAGGCTGCTGGGCGATGAGAAGGAGTTGCTCAAGTGGGCCTACTGCAAATGGGGCTACCGCGATTTCAAGCCTGAGGCCCTTTACCAAGCAATCACGGAGGATTTCTACACCAAACACCTGAAGAGCAGCCAG CACATGTTTGTGTATTTGGACATAACCATTGAGGAGCAGCCCATTGGGACACTTCTGTTTGAG CTCTTTTCTGATGTATGCCCCAAAACCTGTGAGAATTTCCGTGCTCTGTGCGAAGGAGGAGTGATGTCTGCCAGCAGTGGTCAAGAGCTCACTTACAAAAATTCCCATTTTCATCGGTTTGTAAAACCCGTGTGGATCCAAGGAGGAG ACATAACTGGGAAAGGAGATGGAGGCGAGTCAATTTATGGTCCCACATTTGAAG ATGAAAACTTTGCCATCCCTCACAAGGGAAGAGGAGTACTTGGGATGGCTAACAAGGGCCGCCACAGCAATGGCTCCCAGTTCTACATCACGCTCCAGCCAGTTCCCTACCTGGACAAAAAATGTGTGGCTTTTGG GCAACTGATTGAGGGCACAGAGGTTCTCCAGCAACTGGAAACTGTACCGACGTATAATGAAAGGCCCAGAGTGGCCTGCAAAGTTACAAAGTGTGGGACTTTCCAGCCATGA